A part of Gracilimonas sediminicola genomic DNA contains:
- a CDS encoding PQQ-binding-like beta-propeller repeat protein: protein MKYLKFVFLIFFTQSCFTTSDKPKNEDPVLPQLWEYSYEHVDAPNHPPLVTNNGMVVMSGDAHITALSVENGTLIWQKEDFGVYLLAGAKLLENENQLFTNHFDELIAWNKSTGDRLWTVPIDSPLTVFKIGTHAIFNNGYAIVGLGSQLYTVNVNGGVEYIKNLGMPVAHVGSNSQKLFAGQAKTVHGGLSFGRITSLDANTGDSLWAYNTENSGFVYAAPIVEDGVVYAGAAGNSPRNVFVALDAKTGAIIWEFITDDSGKWTRNFTIGPKHLFFAGDARLFALDKSTGELAWEYSWEGSAFVQQEYLEGYVYHSDHGSIFVLDVETGDLVHEQQGPEGGGYIWHLTVSENKLLVQTSSKLVAYQPWHLRED from the coding sequence ATGAAATATTTAAAATTCGTTTTCCTGATATTTTTTACTCAATCTTGTTTTACAACGAGTGATAAACCCAAGAATGAAGATCCTGTCCTTCCTCAATTATGGGAATATTCCTATGAACATGTTGATGCACCTAACCACCCTCCATTAGTAACGAATAATGGAATGGTTGTAATGAGTGGTGATGCTCATATTACAGCATTATCGGTTGAGAATGGAACTTTGATTTGGCAAAAAGAAGACTTTGGGGTGTATTTATTGGCGGGGGCTAAACTTTTAGAGAATGAGAATCAGCTTTTTACAAATCACTTTGATGAGTTAATTGCTTGGAACAAAAGTACTGGAGATCGTTTATGGACAGTACCGATAGATTCTCCTTTGACGGTTTTCAAGATTGGCACACATGCTATATTTAATAATGGCTATGCCATTGTCGGTTTGGGCAGTCAATTGTACACAGTTAATGTAAATGGAGGTGTTGAATACATAAAAAATCTGGGAATGCCGGTAGCACATGTTGGAAGCAATAGTCAGAAATTATTTGCAGGGCAAGCTAAAACAGTACACGGGGGGCTTAGCTTCGGCCGCATAACTTCTTTAGACGCTAATACCGGCGACAGCCTGTGGGCCTATAATACGGAGAATAGTGGATTTGTTTATGCTGCTCCTATCGTAGAAGATGGAGTAGTATATGCTGGGGCTGCCGGTAATTCTCCCCGGAATGTATTTGTGGCTTTGGATGCCAAAACAGGGGCGATCATTTGGGAATTTATTACCGATGACTCAGGCAAATGGACCCGGAATTTTACTATTGGCCCTAAGCATCTGTTTTTCGCAGGAGATGCGAGACTTTTTGCATTGGATAAAAGTACTGGCGAGTTAGCTTGGGAATATAGCTGGGAGGGTTCTGCCTTTGTACAACAGGAGTATCTGGAAGGCTATGTCTATCATTCCGACCATGGGAGTATTTTTGTTCTGGACGTCGAAACTGGGGACTTGGTACACGAGCAACAAGGACCGGAAGGCGGGGGTTACATCTGGCACCTGACTGTTTCTGAGAATAAACTATTAGTTCAAACCAGCTCCAAACTGGTAGCCTACCAGCCGTGGCACCTAAGGGAGGATTGA
- a CDS encoding PQQ-binding-like beta-propeller repeat protein, with amino-acid sequence MKLRNCISKIVLIMVMISCKNSTGNIEKEQGLSTLWIHEYEIIDAPSAVPKVVKDRFLIYTGAIGLKMLDISTGRLLWENEAPKERASNTVSILSDENRILSAEWREFKAWDVNTGEKIFSIGAEDDIVLFDRGRNKVTDYGYALVGDTLDVYVLNKDGGIEFTIDIPFVTNGVGYEGNRLYLGQFKTITGALTRGKIVCYNAQTGDSLWSFETDQGGFTWVAPILENGMLYASTNGNSPGEIAIALNAETGEEIWRQTQEVYTFNSALGPDYYYVNTSGSLAALDKETGNIDWRVEWEGSDFNKPIYLEGFVYHVRDKEMLVINDNTGKVVHKESVPDGTYFWHVAASTDKIFAQTSRQLIAYQPWHLRED; translated from the coding sequence ATGAAACTCAGAAATTGTATTTCAAAAATAGTCCTAATTATGGTAATGATTTCATGTAAAAATAGTACTGGAAATATCGAAAAAGAACAGGGATTGAGCACACTTTGGATTCATGAATATGAAATAATCGATGCTCCTTCAGCTGTACCAAAAGTTGTTAAAGATAGATTTTTAATATACACAGGGGCAATTGGTCTAAAAATGTTAGATATATCCACAGGAAGATTATTATGGGAAAATGAAGCTCCAAAAGAACGGGCTTCGAATACTGTTTCTATTCTTTCAGATGAGAATAGAATTCTATCAGCTGAATGGAGAGAATTCAAAGCTTGGGATGTAAATACAGGTGAAAAGATTTTTTCAATAGGTGCAGAGGATGATATTGTATTATTTGATAGGGGTCGAAATAAAGTTACGGATTACGGTTATGCTTTAGTTGGAGACACCTTAGACGTATACGTACTGAATAAGGATGGTGGAATTGAATTTACAATAGATATTCCATTTGTAACAAATGGAGTGGGATATGAAGGTAATAGGCTTTATTTGGGACAATTTAAAACGATTACAGGCGCTTTAACTAGAGGTAAAATTGTTTGTTATAATGCACAAACTGGAGACAGCCTATGGTCTTTTGAAACAGATCAGGGAGGTTTTACCTGGGTAGCACCTATTTTAGAAAACGGTATGCTATATGCTAGCACTAATGGTAACTCTCCAGGTGAAATAGCTATTGCTTTAAATGCAGAAACCGGGGAAGAAATTTGGCGACAGACTCAAGAGGTATACACATTTAACTCTGCTCTGGGTCCAGACTATTATTATGTAAATACAAGTGGCAGCCTGGCGGCATTAGATAAAGAAACTGGTAATATTGATTGGAGGGTAGAATGGGAGGGAAGTGACTTCAATAAGCCGATATACTTAGAAGGTTTTGTATATCATGTTCGTGACAAGGAAATGTTAGTAATAAATGATAATACTGGAAAGGTTGTACATAAGGAATCTGTCCCGGATGGCACCTACTTTTGGCATGTAGCCGCTTCAACGGATAAGATTTTTGCCCAAACCAGCCGTCAACTGATCGCCTACCAACCCTGGCACTTAAGAGAAGATTGA